TCGCACAGTGTTACTCTCTTTGTCTATCGAATACCTCCTTGCACATCCTGCTATGCTAGTAACAAGTCGAAGCTTCGGTgatccaaacgcgagatggcgctgatcCTCAAAATTTTTCGGTtgccatttaatttataaacaaaatgtatTCCCGTCAGATGCAAGGATTGAAGAAAGAACTCGACGCtcgattttattcaaaaatattttgtttgagaAATGAATGTGAATGAATTTGtatgcaaatatttcgaagcaaaaaatttgaaaaagtacgaggaaaaaattaggaaaggaatttggaaaaaaaggagaaaagaaagtgttgcatttaatgatatatcaaataaCGTATAATTTGATGTGTtcatctacaaaaaaaaaataattatatcacgtTGCGcattcttgaaataattttcgctGAGAATAATGACAGTGACATAAATTAAGATGATATGGTAAGATACCCTGTATTCATGTACATCATAAATAGACATATCTACACAAACATATTATATCaagcatataaatatatacataagtatGTACAAGTTTGATAGAAATATACGGATGttcgtatattaaaaattaagtgaaTATCATTTAGAtacatttaaaagataaacatagatagatatagataattttctaattaactgATAAACGACATtagattttttagattattgaaaatgatattcgtCTTTGCTTTCGTTTGCTTTTGTTACTCGTAATTATTGCaacatagaaataatttgttacaGAACCGGAAAAGTTGCAGGTAATTCAACAATACCTGAAATCTTCGAGTAATAACACCGAACAACAGAACGAAACGACAACCACGACATCAATGAAACCACCGGAATTCTCACCTGTCACCAGCACTCTCGCAAGTATTCTTTTAAACGGCAACTCGTCATTTCCGGAGAGCTATACTCAACTAACGTCGGAAGCGGAAACGGAAGTTACGAGCcctatcgaatcgaatctcaATTCCACCAGATACTGCGACGATTGCTTGCCAAAAGAGGTTTGCGTTGCGCTTGTCGACGAGGAAGTACCGATTTGCAGGATACCCAACGATCCCAGAGATCCGACCGGTTGTGCCGGTTTCTGTCTTATCAACAAACAAAAATGTCATCGCCTTGATACCGATGCTTTTAGGTAAGCATCTTATCATACTTGTAAAACGATTGTAGAATTAGAATTCGTTTCGCCTTGCTAATTTGACGTTTTTCCCGTTTTTAAAGATGCGTTGAAATGGAACATTATTGCCTGGACAACGAATGGGCTTGTCTAAACACGTTATGTATCCCTCTCGAGAAACATTGCGATGGACACATGAATTGCTACGATCATTCGGACGAATACAATTGCGGTATGTACGAGCATATAGCATTAGCCCAGTTTTTCGCGACTCACGACTTTCTTTGCGTGATAGGATTTGCAGATACTTTGCCATCGTGAGGCTTCACTCTTTATCGGTTTgttgcaatataataattcgacgGTAAAAAGCCAGCAAcgcaatattatacatttagttTTAAAACACCGGAAGAATGCCCGAATTTAGACTTTCGTTGATCGtagagagataaatatataagaatgatAATTGTCTCCTCTTGCAGATTGCGATTTGCAGACACATTTTCAATGCGGTAACGAGACTTCCTGTCTTCCATTGGAAAGAAGATGTGACGGCAAGATAGATTGCTGGGACGCAGCCGACGAGATTAATTGTACTCTAGGTAAGATATGCGTAACTACTTGTTGTTGTATTCACGAGAAACGTATGCCGTTGGTTTGATTATCGACTTGtcaaaattaaagtaattaccaacttatgtatatattttttctcacgCGATTCATTGGATAATCGTAGGACTCGATTTTCCCCGAGATTATACTAACGACATAGTTCGTCGACCGTCGTTAGTATAATTATTCGCGTATCGTCGGCAACAcagtttctttatttatcttgtTTTCACACACATTTTTCTCTCActggttttctttttctttctgggttaaagtttttttctgTTCTTCTTCGTAGGTCATAATCTCGGTGGGTGTGAGTACATACtcgtttatttgatatatgcaTTCAATTTTCGCTTCATACGAAATCACGCCTAATAATTGCCGCTAAACGCATTGCACGCTTTTTTCgacgagcaaaaaaaaatgtttttactattcttttcaatgtaacagcttttcatatatatcatagCTTGCCATGCTTCTGAAAGAAACCTGCACGGTTATGTGCATACTAGCTCATAGTCGCGTaacacaacaacaacaacgttTCTTTTCATGCCAGCGTGTCCTTCGGAAAACGAGTTCACGTGCAGCAATGGACAGTGTATATCAAAAGCTCGCTTCTGCGATAGCCTACCAGACTGTCTCGATGGATCTGACGAACCTCATGGATGCCAAGGACGGTGCAATAAACACGAATTCACATGCCAGTAAGTTGATgacaatcgattaattaataagtgcCTGATGCCATTCTGTTTTCGTACAGAAACAATAGATGCATTACGAAAGGAATGAAGTGCAACGGGATCGACGATTGCGGTGATGGAAGCGACGAGAGGCATTGCAAGGATCGATTctcataattttatgtttgcgCATCCGATTGAACATGTTTTTCacagtatttttattacagattaataatgtaattaaacgtTGTACATAACTGTGCTGTATAAACGTGTAATGGTACGGAACAAACGTTTCACGAATGAAATACTTAACGTCAGAGTGTAATTaggaaacaatatattttattattgtatcataTGATAGAttacaaatacatttttacTGCAATCTATTTATCCTAGCCATTATTTcgacgaaaaaattattttcatgtatattgcaaatattataatatttatttactaaataGGAGATCTTTATTCTTAATGTGCATTTTTCTACTAGTGCGTCAATTTGTACACACATTAGAATAcgtagatatatttttgtatacaagTGACTGCAGACATTTGTATAAAGTCTtacaatatgtatgtatatgtatgattCTACGATTTGTTATATACAGATACATCTAACACACAGACCTTCGTATTGCTTTTACCAATTCGTTCCTTTTTATCCTTTGCTCTTTCGTTTTTTGTatgttatttaaagaaattcatcTGGTTCTCTTGGTGCATCAAGATCCCGATAATGAATGACTGGTCGAAAATCTGCTCCTCCGCcactgtaatatttaataaaaattaataaattttattttcttagcaAAATacttattgcaaaaaataacataataaaatatgtataaatatatcaaaaaagacaaaaaatgtGCTGATTTTGTAATACATTGCGTTCATTGGACAGTTGATAACATTATGTGTTACATAATCCAGATTAAAATCTGTTAGCATCAGAATACCGTATATTGAAtagaatgttttattattattatttatgtataaaaaaattcaaataaatattcaatcaatacTTGATAAAACTTATATCTACATCTAGATGATCCAAATCATTATaactaatgaaaaaaaatgtaagaaaactGATCTTGATTGActtggaaaaagaatatttattgttcataAGTTCTATTGTTTTTCATCTAAATTGATTTGAAGAAGTCAACGGGTTATacgataaaacaatataaaatatcttaccgTCCTCTGTTGAAACCACCGCGATTGGAACGTGGCATTCCAAACCCTCCACCGAATCCTGCACCATAACTTGATCCATATCCTCCTCTGCTACCACCGTAACCACTACCATAGCTTCCAAATCTATAGAaacaaaatcatatattttatttactattgactattataataattagatattattatgaaatataaagatgtaaatgataaatttatttgttttaccaATTTCAATGAAACAAAGTATTTGATATTTACGTGCTACATCCATAAGGAGTAAATCCTTCGCGTAAATTCTCTCTTGGAGGTGCTTTATTCCCTGGATGTTCGGGAAGCTGTGGCCTTTTTGGATCTcttaaataattgttgaaatattccGCTTCCGCTTTCACCTCTGCTACCTTTTCTGCATGTTTATTGAAGATATGTTTCCGAATGAAATCTGgtcctttaaatttttttccactaaGCGGACACAACCATTTATCTTTTGACAGCTCTTGTGTATTGGcttgaacaaatttttctacctcactaatttaaaaagattaaggaaacaatagaaaaaaggggaaaaaagttccaacaatagaagaaaagaagaaaaatgtatataagttaatataagaaaaaaaaataaaggatacGCTTCGGCATTCTTAGCTCCCAGTTTATCAAATTCCTCTTGAGATAAAGTCGCAATTGGTTGTAAAAATGCTGTCATTTTGCTTTCAAAATTACGACAATATTCTGATAACTCAGTACTAGTAACTTTGGCGGTAGGAGGAGATCCTCTGACGTGCATTATGCCACATCTATTTGGCATTTCATCTTCATTTGGATATTcacaatgattataataatcaactgAATGAACTATTCGTAAATAAAGGATTAATCTGTCTAAcacctaaaaataaatagcatttgaataataataaacgaatatatactATTGATATAGTACCTTGATAAGCGTTGGATCTCTTTCAATAGGACCATCTCCATCACCTCCTAATTGACCTTCTTCTTGATCACCGGACATTcctaataattcttcttcttcggccGATGcttcttcaattaaataatcagtTATGTTCTTCAATACCGGATTTTTAGATGATAATCCAAATGCCTATAAAAACATATGTCACGATATTTTAACGAGAACGCTACAAATCTAAACTAAACGTATAAATTATCGCTGTCTTACAGCTTGCTCAACTTCATGTACATtttgaatacttttattttctttattgtcaTCGTCTTGTTTAAGCGtattatcatcttttttatcatcgttCCATAAACCAACTCTGCTATCCAAATTATGTACGATTTTAGCACTTAATTTGATATCGTGTCTGACTATTTGTTTATGAGACGTTATACCATTTACTGTACGAATACGACGAGAAAGATCTCGGTTCACTATAGCACCAAGTTCACAATCGCGTaactgtaaaaattaataaattttaatttctattctatatttattattcatgtgtatcttaattatttttttttaacatactcGAATGTTGTTTAAACTCCAGCATATCTCTTTTATGTTTACTTGTCTTTCAAAAGATACCCATCCTCTTCTAAACCATCTTCTTTCTGGTTGAGGATCTGCTATGGCAACTCGTAAAAATCCAGGAAAACGTTTACACatctgtttaataaaaattattcagtttcaattaattgtctaattatataattaatgtatatatctatgatatatatatatatatatttaataactaacTGCTTCAACTTCTGCTTTTGTTATTGTAGGTGCTAAATTACGAAGAAAAATGCTGCTAGTCTTGTGTAATGCTCTgggttctttttctttatcttcacTAGCTAAATCGATCACTGCTTCTGGTTCCATAGCAGTCTTTTTAGCTTCTGGTTGTGGTTCACTATCTCCTTTAGTTTCTCGATCATCTTCTTTACTATCTTGTGCATCTGTATTTTCATCGTTAACATCCATTTTTTCAGTTATATCTAGaaacaaattgaattaaaattcgcaattctaagaaaattataatatttaaacttacgAATTTCTGTTTTCGGTGTATCTGGTTTATTACTATCACTGCCAGAAGAACTACTactgctactactactactgctaCTACTATTACTGTCAGTTCGTTTCCTCTTCTTAGTAGTACTTTCCTCcgttttatctataaaaaaaaacttgaaaattatattcgaataataatatatattatttaataaacgaaagatATACCTGTATTATCTAaatctccctctttttttgtttcttctgtATTTTCTTCCACTTTTTCAGTTTCTTCTGTTAAAGTTTCATCTTTTTCTACGTTTTTATCTTCAGTATCTGCATTTtgtccattttttaaatttttctctatccGTGAAGCTTcatctattttattcatatcactacaaaattcaaaatcatatcatatttttttcttcttttttctttttacaaacatTAATCCATACCTGTTATCAATTCTCTTATCATTCATAGTTTTGCTTTTAATGTCCTCTTTATCTTTAATTGTATCTTTAGTTATAATCGTATTTATTTGCTTTACGTCTAAAACTTGTAAATCTTCATCCGTACCACCTTCTAATTTAATGACCACAGCATCTAATAAATGTAGTAAAGCATCAGCCTGATCGGCATCTACGGAAACTTTATCTATTTCTTCAGCTTCGAGCATTTCCAAAAATACTTCGACGCGTttctataaagaaaaagaaaagaataatatgtaGGAATATCGATCAATATCAAGAAAACATTTATCAAGTCCAATTtacatcttatttataatttatttaccttTAAAGCTGCCACttgttcttcctttcttttcactGACTCCTCtggatgatattttattttgaacctGATAATAAAAGAGTATGGTATTTGaatcgattttgaaataaattatcttacaaTTAAAGCAAACAGACGTACAATTTGtggatttatcatttatccagaaaaaaaaagtgcatTGGAATTAACATAGTAGTTAGTTCTACTAATTTCTcaatataatttctcaatataattctcaatataattttatactgagaatatatatatttatatatgtatatgtatatatatatatatctgtataagCACAAACGtgcttttaatcaattataaacgtATTTATGTAATCGTGATAAATTTATCGCGATAGGTGTTGGATAATGTAAGTAGTAATTGTTACGCATCCCATCCATATCTAGAGCGAATCATTCCTTgtaactaaatatattattgtatcctTTTCCTCAAgacgattatttaaatattatcaatcttATTGTCAACATTGTCAGTTACAGAATGAAGCCTCACCTGTAAAGTCTGATATTTTTACTTGCATTCAGTTTTCTCGTCGACTCAGAGATCTATTGCAACAATAGCATATCTTTGTAAtaccaaatataattaaacgggTTTAGAACGCGGCCTACCGCGAGCATATTTGGGCTTTGCGCGCCCAGCTCGCATTTTTGTTTAACTACCTAATAAACACCTCGATTCTTCTGCGATGCGCGAAACGCgaaatgcataaaatatcgtacgtaaaaataaacgagCGAGGTGACCTGTGCCCAAGACATAAGGCGTTGCTGGCTGTACGCTGTAGGGATAGACAGAGCTGGTCATATTGCTTGCAATTACCGATTAAATTGTGTCTGCAATttagcaaaaattataaagctaCTACACCCTTAACGTCCTTCTGTTCAATATACGTATGCACTCTGAGCATACATACCCGAACAGATAGTTCGATGGATTCGTTaggaataaaagattattttctacAGTGGATACAATTTTCgcgcaaaaaataattacaatcgtTTTGCAAAggcaataattacaaatttgttattttaacgggaataagagagaaaaccactgtagaaattaattatttttatatccacATTTAAGTACGACTGAGCTTCGTTTCCGTTAtatcagaattaattttaaaaacatatatatctaactagtgaatgaaaaaaatgaaatataccaTTCTTCATCCTTGTGTGCAACGAAGAATTCGTTCAATTGTTGCCTTCTgaattccaatttatattcattatatcgcTTAATAGCTTCCTCATCTGTAATTGAATCTTCTTGAGTTCCAAGAAATGCTTTGAAAGACATCATTGGTGGTTGAGTTTCAACATTGGAATTGCTGAAGTTACCGGCTACTTCTCGACTGCACAAAACATGAAACAATTAACAATCAgccaaaaaaatttgaaattttagtgCTACCTCAATCGGGCTAATAATCTTGGAGTGAATCGACTCCTCTTTTGCATAGTTGCAATACAACCTCTTTTTTTCATGACAATGCTGTTTATAAATCAAGAAcaaattcacaaaaaaaaaaaaaagaaaggaaaagaaaagaaaaaaagaaaatctgtaTTAGAAATAACATAAGAAACACAAACCTGTTATTGTTACCATGGTTTCCATAGTGATGATTGCCATGATGGGGTGGTGGATAATGATCTGGTCCCCAAGAAGTTGCAccacctcctccacctccgtAATAATCATGCCCGTATCTTGGTCGGTCATCCCAATCTGCTCTCATCCTTTTCATAGGAGGAGCCATCTCTTGCGACCTACCAGGACTATATCTATCGCGTCCTCCACCTCCACCTCCCCGATATTCCCTATAATCTGGACGTTGTCTAGGCCGACTAGACCATTCTCTGGAATAATCACTATTGTTAAAAGTACAAAAGGCTGTCGAACACAAGAACTAAACAatctttcttaatatatatgtatcaacgTTTATTTTAATGCTTATACATTAGAAATTACCTATCCACCCAATCATCTCTCCTTCTGTCATCTCGGCGTCCTTCTCTCGAATAAGATTCCGTTCTTTCTCCCCTAAATTTGTCTCTCCTCTTCCTATCGTATTCATCGTCAGAATCACCCATAATGAAAGGATTTACTAGTAAACAGACAAGATGCAGATAacgtatacaaaattttaatcattaataaattaatattaccagTATTTTGTTCAACCGTTCTATATCGAAAAGGGGTTAAGTGGGCAATTAGAACATACATTTCTCAACACGTGACCCGCAGAACATTTTTAATCGTTGTCTTTATTCATGCTCTATTTCgaaatgtacatataaatttccGTGAACGTGTTTGCTGCAAagctattgaatatttataatttttcgaacaaaatattcgaataacgcGCGAACATTGCTTTTAGAATGTACGAAGAATTtgcattttgtttattaaatacggcgtaataatatttagaaaggaATATAATTAAGGATAtatgatcgaaaaaaattggaaaagaaataataaaacttactcgttgaaaatatatcgctgaatgaaattaaaacttcacCATAGAGGATTTTTGTCACCCGTTACCGTGCGTCACCTATCACCAAAGTATCATTTCCAGCGAGGTAAGGCGTCAGGTCGTTGCAATCGATACTATATTAAACTCGCAAATCGATTTTCCTATCGTTCGCGAGAACCGGGAAATTCAAAGCGAgctttaatgcaaattttatgttaatcattttcttcgtataataaaagttgcataaaaaatatttaatatatatatatattattatacaatttgtttgatacaatatttttcacaatttaataaatatgacaaatatattcaactcgatataattgatatagacagaaataataaataaatcataatataatcattcaaCCGAATTAAAGAATCGAAAGTTTACGTTTTTTCCATACTCCGATGTAATCTCCCATCCAggatatcgatatttaaagataCGCTGTTAAGTATTAATAcgttctataaataattctgcAATCatgctataataattatacaatgatcgttgattttcttcttcttcattgtTCTTGgaaaatgcataaaaatatatatatatatatatatatatatatatattacggtattataatgaaaaatttgaattaatataaaaaaattagcgcagtttaaaattaaaataagaaatttgtcCGAATATCGAAATCATCGCGATTTATATGCAATAAGTTTCGCATTTTGCGTGACTAGATTCTTGCTCGTAACAAGAAAATGCAACGGAATGGTTAAACAACCAGAAAGAagacgaaaaataatatcgctGAAGAGAATGTCAAGTATATACAATGCTGCCGAATAATGTCatcaattcgaaaaaaaacgaGTCTGGATCGTTGTTTAATTTACATGATCCTTCCTTCGTTTTCAAAAGAAACGTGAGGTGAATCGTGTATCTCGTGGAAACTTCTGAAGCTGGATGACGTAGTCGAAGCAAAGCCGGCCGGCTAAAACCAGTCGTTTGGCGTTCTTATTGCTATCATCTCACGCAACACCATGCAATAGAAAGAGTCGAACAATTATTACTCATTGCCACCCACGTTCAGATGCTCATCCTCATGGGTCGGGGATGATGCTCGGGGACGATAAATCCTTTCACTGCCGGGGATATCCTTATATATAGAAGTATTTGATCGAGACTCACCTCGCAATGACTCGAGGCAAGAAACGGTCGGACAGCCGACAATTCGATCGTGTAATCGAGCAATCTCACGATGAGCGGATTTATTCGAACATTCCACTTCCCGACACTCGTCCTTCTATTCGCCACATTCGTCGCGGGTTCAGGTAATCGgcattcctcctttcttttctcgttttttttttttttttttttttttttttgtttttcaatatcGATTCATCAttgttacataatatttcaattacgcACGAGGAAAAAACGTAGAATACCTGTGGCCACGATACACTATATTGtacttgaatatatatttttcagggGCGTACGAAGGAAACGTTGGGAGTTTATCGTACAgtatgtatgaaatattaataagaaaaagataaaaggagacgaatttgacaaattttcgctaatccttttttgttttttatctaGGCAGCGCTTCAGCGAACGCATACAGTTCTTCAGGAACAGGATTTATTGGAAACGAGGGACACAAAGGAATTCGTAGTTACGACACCAGTGGTGGTCATAACCAGCCAAACGGTGGAGGAGGCCACCAAGACGGTGGTTGCAAATGGTCCAAATGTAAATGGGAGAACGATGATTACtgggaaaaggaagaagaagaaactgaaccggaagaagaagatgaagatgaGTGCTACGACGATGGACAGTACAAAGTTCACGATCATAGGCACAAAAGTAAAGGAGGACCGCCTCCTGGTGTGCAGAAATTAGGCGCGCCTAATCCTTTCACCGGTCAACAATCACAATACACAGGAGGTGGTGCTCCTTTTGGAACAGTGACACCAATCAGTGGCCACTCACAAACCACAGCAAGTACACAAGGATCACAACAACCGTTCAATCAGCAATCAGGTTCAACGAATCAAAGATACGATGGTCCAACACCTGGAACAGGTTTGCATCCTGTTGCGGCTCCTGGAAGTTGGTCGAATGCAGATGTGTCCACGGATAAGAATGGGCCTAAAACAGGTTTTGGATGCGCAGGCAATTATCAACGCGAGACTGGCTGTGCTCAAGGTTGATTATAACCACTTCACTCATACACTCACAACAACTGTCCttgaattcataataatatcttgaatTTCGTTGTGTCGTTTCAGGCCCAAGCGGTACTCCTCCTGTCAAACAATCTCCATTACCATTCCCCGGAATTGAAGgcgttcgaaaagaaaattctcctGGTTACTTTGGCAGTCCTCCGTCCGAATGTTCGGGTAGTCCCTACGAAAAATGTATTGATAAGTCTGGAAGCCAACCAACGAGGCCATACGATAGTGATAAAGCTTTACCAGATATAGAACAAGGGCGATATCCTGGATCGCCGCAAAACGTACCTTACGGGCCACAATACTCGGCGAGTAAACCGCCAGAAAGTAATACAGGGCCTTACAGTCGACCATTGCAAAATTCTCACGTTGGAATAAATCTTGATTCTGGTGCAGGCAGGCCACCAATATTCGGTTCCACAGATTCATCTCCGTTCAGTTCTAATGGTTCCCCGTTTGGAACTGCGCAAACGTCTGGTCCTCCGAGCGATAACGCGCCACGTGTAACTCAGAAGCCAGGTTATAGCAGCGTGAAAGGTTCTTCGGGTGCAGGATCTAGAACTTCGAAGGATGGagatagtaaaatattttatataaacgtgACACCTGCTTCGGGAAAACCCGAAGGACATAACGCGGATGAAAAAACACAACCTCTTTATCGGCCTAATTACAGTGCTACTGGAACAACGAGACCTTCTTACCAACCTAATCCTCACGACAATGCTCAAACGACGAAACCTGCTTCCTATGATGGAAAAACGCAACCTTCGTATCAGCCTGCTTCTGATTTTGGAACGACAAAGCCTACTTATCAACCTAACGTTTATGGTGGAACAACGAAACCTTCCTATCAACCTAGTCCATATAGCGGTACTGGAACGACGAAGCCTTCTTATCAGCCCGGCCCTTATAACGATTTTGGAACGACAAAGCCTGCTTATCAACCTGGCGTTTATGGTGGAACAACGAAACCTTCTTATCAACCTAGTCCATATAGCGGTACTGGAACGACAAAGCCTTCTTATCAGCCTGGCCCTTACAGCAATTTTGGAACGACAAAGCCTGCTTATCAATCTGGTCCATATAGTGGAACTGGAACAACGAAGCCTTCTTACCAGCCTGGcccttataataattttggaacGACAAAGCCTGCTTATCAACCTAACGTTTATGGAACAACGAAATCTTCTTATCAACCTAGTCCATATAGCGGTACTGGAACGACGAAGCCTTCTTATCAGCCTGGCCCTTATAACGATTTTGGAACGACAAAGCCTGCTTATCAACCTGGTGGAACAACAAAATCTTCCTACCAACCTAGTCCGTATAGCGGTATTGGAACAACAAAGCCTTCTTATCAACCTGGCCCTTATAGCGATTTTGGAACGACAAAACCTGTTTACCAACCTGGCATTTATGGTGAACCAACGAAGCCTTCCTATGAACAGAAACCTTACAAAGGCCCAGACGAAACGAAACCTCTATCGGGTTGTCATAGCGGATCTCGAGGTTGTGAAAATAGGAGCGGATGTGGCAGTCAGACAAATGGAAAATCACCAGATTCTTGTGGTCAGCCTGGTGTCCCTGTAGACATTAGTAAAATCTCTGGGCCAATAGCAGGCTCTGACGCGTattcaaatgatttttctcAAAGCTCTCAAAAAATCATTCCTGGATCGAGCGGTCAATTATTTAACGGATCTCCTATTGGAGGTGGTAATAGTCCATACAATTGCTTAAGCGGAACTGATTGCGTTTCTGGACCAGGAAACCCATCGTATGTTCCtaacaaatttgataaaacaaataaaattgtggaaggaggaggatcgtATCCATCAAATCCATTTTTAACCGGGAAGATTCCTATCCCTGCTATtggtaatgaaaataaaaattaagcttCTTTTTGATtccatttacaaaaaattgt
The window above is part of the Apis mellifera strain DH4 linkage group LG11, Amel_HAv3.1, whole genome shotgun sequence genome. Proteins encoded here:
- the LOC413091 gene encoding serrate RNA effector molecule homolog isoform X1, producing the protein MGDSDDEYDRKRRDKFRGERTESYSREGRRDDRRRDDWVDSDYSREWSSRPRQRPDYREYRGGGGGGRDRYSPGRSQEMAPPMKRMRADWDDRPRYGHDYYGGGGGGATSWGPDHYPPPHHGNHHYGNHGNNNSREVAGNFSNSNVETQPPMMSFKAFLGTQEDSITDEEAIKRYNEYKLEFRRQQLNEFFVAHKDEEWFKIKYHPEESVKRKEEQVAALKKRVEVFLEMLEAEEIDKVSVDADQADALLHLLDAVVIKLEGGTDEDLQVLDVKQINTIITKDTIKDKEDIKSKTMNDKRIDNSDMNKIDEASRIEKNLKNGQNADTEDKNVEKDETLTEETEKVEENTEETKKEGDLDNTDKTEESTTKKRKRTDSNSSSSSSSSSSSSSGSDSNKPDTPKTEIHITEKMDVNDENTDAQDSKEDDRETKGDSEPQPEAKKTAMEPEAVIDLASEDKEKEPRALHKTSSIFLRNLAPTITKAEVEAMCKRFPGFLRVAIADPQPERRWFRRGWVSFERQVNIKEICWSLNNIRLRDCELGAIVNRDLSRRIRTVNGITSHKQIVRHDIKLSAKIVHNLDSRVGLWNDDKKDDNTLKQDDDNKENKSIQNVHEVEQAAFGLSSKNPVLKNITDYLIEEASAEEEELLGMSGDQEEGQLGGDGDGPIERDPTLIKVLDRLILYLRIVHSVDYYNHCEYPNEDEMPNRCGIMHVRGSPPTAKVTSTELSEYCRNFESKMTAFLQPIATLSQEEFDKLGAKNAEAEVEKFVQANTQELSKDKWLCPLSGKKFKGPDFIRKHIFNKHAEKVAEVKAEAEYFNNYLRDPKRPQLPEHPGNKAPPRENLREGFTPYGCSTFGSYGSGYGGSRGGYGSSYGAGFGGGFGMPRSNRGGFNRGRGGGADFRPVIHYRDLDAPREPDEFL